CCTGGTCGGCTTTCCATTGAGGGTCCTCTGGCAACGGCAGCCGCACCGCCAGAAACCCCCAGGGGGTGCGAACCTCATGATTCCCATCCGGCATATGGCAGGTCTGGCAGGTCGGCGCCGGGGTTGTTTCGGGCAGAACACCGGATTGTCTAAGCAGATAGCGAACGCCATGTTTGGACGAGGAATACATCTCCCACTGGGGATGGTCAAACCCCATATGGCAGGTCTGGCAGGCCTGGGGCTGCTGCGCTTCCTTGACGGAGAAACTGTGACGGGTATGGCAGGCGTCGCAGGAAGCATGACCAAAAACAGAGCCTTCCGCCTTCAATTTCATAACCTCTGATTCATCCTTCATTCCAATCTTATGGCATCCGCCGCATCCTTTGGCGCCCTGCGTCAGAGCCATCGGAAGGGCATGCGTGGTCGGCATGGCATTCATCGATGCCCAGGATAAGGCATGTTTCCCTTTTGCGAACTGCCCGAACTGCGGGTCATGACACTGGGCACAGGTCTGGGCGGTAGGGGTAAGCGCCCGGGAAAAATCCTGGGCGGTCTGATGCGCTGACCCATGGCAGATATCGCAGCCGACCTCGCTCTTGCTGTGAAGGCTAAGCTGCCAATCAGCCACAATATGGGGTGTCTCCTTGAGATGACAGTCAAGGCAGATATCGGCAAACGCCCCTGACGACAAAATGAAAATGACTATAAGAGAGATTGATACTCTGGTCATAGACTCCTCCTCAGTGAAGATTCTACTTCAATCTTCGGGGAGGAACATAGAAATCCAAGTCACATTTGTCAAAAGAATTTTGCGCCGGTTCCGGCCGATTTGGAGAAAACCAGCCGGCGCCATTTTCATCATAAATGCGGCATATATAAAGATTTTTTTGCTTTCGATTTGTCGGGGCTGAAATATATTGGAACAGATAGACAGGGAAAGGCGGCTTCGAAACAACCTATGAAACAGCCTCGATATATCTCGCTGCTGCGCGGTATCAATCTGCTCGGGCACAAAAAAATCGCTATGGCTGAACTAAGGGCGCTCTATGAATCACTGGGGTTCAAAGAAGCGCAAACTTACATTCAGAGCGGAAATGTCATATTCAGCGCCCCGGAAACCGATATTGCCGCGTTGGTTCATAAAATAGAAAAAAAGATTAAGCTGAGGCTGGGGTATGATGTCTCGGTTATCATTCGGACTGCCGAGGAGATACGAAAAATTGTCGAAAAGAATCCGTTTGCCGGAAAAGAGGCAAGCAAGCTGCATCTGACTTTTCTGGCCGAGTCGCCCGATTCATTTCCGGCCGCCGAAGTAGATAAGGTCAGGGATAAAGCTGAAAGATATGTCCACTCCGGGCGGGAGATTTATCTTTTCCTGCCCAATGGGTATGGACGAACCAAGCTAAACAACAATTTTTTCGAGCGAAAATTGAAGGTAACGGCGACGACACGGAGCTGGAGGACAGTAATAGCGCTGGCGGAGATGGCGGAGGCAGTCCGATAGATAGCAGATGCTATGAAGTATGTTTTTTGTGCGATCGCGGATGACCTGACCATTGTTAGCATTTGATGTTGGCTGCAGTTAATGATTGGTGAATGGAAGGATGGATTTATTATGACCTTACGTATGATTCTATTTGCTGTTGCAGGTATTCTCTTCATAAATGCAGCGCCGTTTGGCTCGTCAGGAGCCGGTACGCCATTCAAGTATATTTCGAGTTGTGAAATCGACCTGAATGATGACGACCGCGGCGATTTGGCGATGCTGATCGAGACAATTGAGGGAAGAGAGTTGATTGTTTTGCTCAGAACGGAAGCGGGATATGAAGCCTTTTTGCTTGCAAGAAAGATTGATGAGAACTTTCATCTCGCTTCTCATTTTGGAAAAACCATCAGAGATACCGAGGCAGGAGATGACAGTGAAGTCCGACGCCAATTTGAAGTTCCGGGGGCATATTTGACTTTATATCAACCGGAAGGTGCCGCGACCGCTTATTTCTGGGATGGTATCGGATTCACTGAGGTCTGGGTATCAGATT
The DNA window shown above is from Candidatus Zixiibacteriota bacterium and carries:
- a CDS encoding multiheme c-type cytochrome, with amino-acid sequence MTRVSISLIVIFILSSGAFADICLDCHLKETPHIVADWQLSLHSKSEVGCDICHGSAHQTAQDFSRALTPTAQTCAQCHDPQFGQFAKGKHALSWASMNAMPTTHALPMALTQGAKGCGGCHKIGMKDESEVMKLKAEGSVFGHASCDACHTRHSFSVKEAQQPQACQTCHMGFDHPQWEMYSSSKHGVRYLLRQSGVLPETTPAPTCQTCHMPDGNHEVRTPWGFLAVRLPLPEDPQWKADQVTILQALGVLDPSGQPTARLEVVKAADVARLDQESFDRERARLLSICSQCHSENFARAEIAKGDSMIKAADHLLAEAIRVIADLYRDSVLAKPEKYAYPFPDLLTFHDAPTVIEQTLFEMHLKHRMRAFQGAFHANPDYALWYGWSEMVRDLGEIKEMAAELRHLKKK
- a CDS encoding DUF1697 domain-containing protein translates to MKQPRYISLLRGINLLGHKKIAMAELRALYESLGFKEAQTYIQSGNVIFSAPETDIAALVHKIEKKIKLRLGYDVSVIIRTAEEIRKIVEKNPFAGKEASKLHLTFLAESPDSFPAAEVDKVRDKAERYVHSGREIYLFLPNGYGRTKLNNNFFERKLKVTATTRSWRTVIALAEMAEAVR